ttatatatatatatttatatatattatatatatatatatatttatatatattatatatatatatatttatatatattatatctaatatatttattaagtatatatattatatatatttaatatatatattatatatatatgtacatatacatacatatatatatatatatatatatatatatatatatatatatatatatatatatatatatatatatatatatattaggcacatatatgtgtgtgtgtgtatacgaatgtgagtttgtgtgttattataataatcacgatgattgTTCAGACGCAATAAGAACGGCATCAGTGCAAGCAAATGCTCTTAGCAAGCGTTGAGCAAGTGTCGCCCGCAATCCAACAGCCAAACAAACGCCATTTGGGTCGcacaaagaaatggaaaatgtcAGGGAGCGCCTGCGGTGTCAGGTGAGGCGGTGCCAACCCTTCAGAGCCCTTGTGAGCACACTCTGCGCCTCTGAATTCGGTCTTGTGgattcccctctccacttccagacgccctcgcccctccccctctccctttccctttccctctccctctccctctctccctctctctctctctctccctctccctctccctccccctccccctccccctctccctccccctccccctctccctctccctctcccttctccctctccctctcccttctccttctccctctccctctccctctccctctcccttctctctctctccattctccccctgtcctctcgtctctctttagGTCCCTTATTACCTGCAGGGCTTCCCGAGGGCGGACCTTCCACACAGACTAAAGGGCGGGGCCTTCTGTAGGGTTACTACGCATACATGTcaatgaatatagatacatatatgtatatatatatatatagatagatagatagatagatagatagatagatagatagatagatatatgtatatatacttatgtatatatatatatatatgcatatatatgtatgtatatatatatatatatatatatatatatatatatgtgtgtgtgtgtgtgtgtgtgtgtgtgtgtgtgtgtgtgtgtgtgtgtgtgtgtgtgtgtgtgtgtgtatttgtatgtatatatatgcatatatatatatatctatgtatatatatatttatatatatatatgtatgtatatctatacatatatatatatatatatatatatatatatatatatatatatatatatgaatgtatatatgtgtgtgtgtgtgtgtgtgtgtgtacatatgtatatatatgtatatttatatatatgtacatatatatatatacgtatgtatacatatatgtgtatatatatgtatatgtgtatatatatgtagatatatgtatatatatatatggatatatatgtatatatatacatatatatatatatatatatatatatatatatatatatatatttatatttatatttatgtatataaatttttgtatatatatatttatatatatataaatgtttatatatatgtgtgtatatatatgcatatatatgtatatatatgtatatatatgtatttatatgtatatatatacttatatatacttatatatatttatatatatatatatatatatatatatatatatatataatgtaaatggtatatatgtttctgtgtatgtatatatatatatatatatatatatatatatatatatatatatatgtgtgtgtgttgtgtgtgtgtgtgtgtgtgtgtgtgtgtgtgtgtgtgtgtaagtatatatttttatatcaaaatataaacacaagcgcgcgcgcgcacacacacacacacacacacacacacacacacacacacacacacacacacacacacacacacatatatgaatgtatttgtatatgaatatatgtatatttgttcatatatatatatatatatatatatatatatatatatatatacatatatataaacaaatatgtgtgtatttatattcatatatgtatatataatatatatgtaatatatatataatatatatatatatatatatattttttttttttttttttttttttttttttttttttttttttttttttttttttttttttcctttttttatacacatgtatatctatatttatacatttctgatgggttcattgcgtgggaagcgcagtcgtatcaagaaaagagacaccagggctgggaccatcatatttattgggcgacgtttcggattattaACTTATTAAATCAAATGATGTGGTAATTACTAAGCTGATAAGGGAAATGGCATTGTTCTGTTGAACAAACAGTACTACGTAAACAATATGATGGATATTATCTCTGATACAAATAAATTCAATCTGGTTCAGAGAGATATTTTTTCAGTCATGTTACAATGTGTAGGTAAAATTAACAACTATCCAAACTGTTAACAAATGATGCAATAACTCAAGATGCCTACCGAAATTTGTATGCAAAGGGATCAACACCTGGAATTATGTACGGTCTCCCAAAGGTACATAAGGACGCAATTCCTCTACGTCCCATATTATCTGCCATAGGAACATGCAGTTACCAACTAGCTAAATTCCTTGTTCTAATTCTAACACCTCTAACCCCAAATACATTTACAGTAAAGGATTCATTCACCTTTGCCAAAGAAATTACTAATATTAGTTTTGACAAGTGCTGTATGGTCAGTTTTGATATTGTCTCATTATTTACGAATATACCACTGAAAGAAACAATAGACATTTGCATGGACATTGTTTCAGACAGTTGAAACAGTCCAAGGCTTCtcgaaagaaaatttaagaaagatgcttgaactgtcagtccaagattgccatttcatgtttaataaccagttgtttatacagcgagatggcgtagctatgggatcaccacttggccctacgCTTGCTAATGCATTTTTATCTCATGAACACATTTGGCTTTCAAACTGCCCTATACCTTTCAAACCTTTGTATTACAAAagatttgttgatgatacttttctcatattcaaaTCACAGGAACATGGTCAAGAATTTCTTAGCTACCTCAACTCGCAACACCCGAATGtgaaattcactgttgagtatgaaaaaaatggaaagttgccttttttggatatgtatattcaccactctggaaacagctttgacaTTTCAATGTAtagaaaacccacatttactggattgtgttcaaagttctcttcgttaatcccacacatacaaacgaaatctagtcaacacactcaccacacgagcatactacatatgctctaactggacatatataaatcaggaactttcattcatccgtaacctcctttacaataatggctttcccaaacactttactgatacatacatcggtaaaactctgaacatcttgagcaacaagcattccagcattacggttccaaagaaagtactttacttCCCGTCATCTGcacaggtcctcccagcctccaattaaaacaaaaagtatccaaactagtcagtgaattttacccacagatcaaactaagagttattttcagaacaaagaacatcattcaaaaccttttcaaattccaaagatacagtaccctctgaattaaaatctaacattgtctacaaatatacgtgtgatagctgtaaggcatcatatatcgggaagaccactaaacacttgaaaacacgcatctcacagcatctaggtatttccgacagaactggcacccaaatgaccaaaccacccttttcagcaatcaggaatcacgcagatgacacagatcaccccatacatcgcaaagatttttcagtcttagcaagcacaccataccaccagcagctccttatcatggagagcatactgacatacatacacaaaccatctctcagtaataatgaaacctccacaccactcttgtgcttttaagataaacaaatgaccgtaagtagtggccttttggttgtgtattttattttcttatgtttcgttttgttttgtttttacccatgcattttttcgttttaactgtactcttacgttctttttgtattAGTCATCTATGTTAAACCTTTTTTAGTTTTGACAGTTTTAGTATTAcattagttttatcctttttacttgttttattagtttattttaagttatctaattttgtaacgccCACTCAGGaaattatgttattttatagtttccttatagtgtagtttctcccattagattggcttgagaatggatttaagttaatccgaaacgtcgcccaataaatatgatggtcccagccctggtgtttcttttctatatttatatatatgtagatatatacatatatatatgtatatatacatatatacatatatatatacatatatacatatatacataaatacatatatatatacatatatatacatatatatatacatatacatatatacatatacatatatacatatatatacatatatacatatatatatatacatatatatacatatatatacatatatatatacatttatatatatatatatatatatatatatatatatatatacatatttacacgtatatatatacatatctatatatatacatatatacatacatatatatacatatatatatacatatatatacatatatacatatatatatacatatattatatacacatgtatatctatatttatatatgtgtatatatatatgtacatatatatgtatatatatagatatatatatatttatatatatacgcatatatagatatatttatatatacgcatatatatatatttatatatacgcatatatatatatataaatatatatatatatatatatatatatatatatatatatatatagatagatatatattatatacgcatatatagatataggtatatatacgcatatatatatatatatatatatatatatatatatatatatatatatatatatatatatatatatatacacgtatatatgaaaatgaaactcgcCATAATgagaaatggatccatttcggtttttgtctgaagagaaaCTCGTGGAGAGgtcgaaacgttacgcttattttcagttctcattgtggctagtttcattttcatttttgtgttcacgtgattgtgtttgtgcttgtgctaatacgtgtatatatttatttttggttcatatatatacatgcatttatatatatatgtgtatgttcatatatatatgcacatatatatgtatatttatttacataaatgttaattgatatatttatacatgttatacacatgtatatatatttatatatgttcatatatatatgcacatatatatgaatatttatatatatgtatgttcatatacgtatatatatatatatatatatatatatatatatatatatatatatatatatatatacatatacacttatacacatacatataaatgtaaatgaatagatatatgtatatttgttcatatatatacaaatatatatatatatatatatatatatatatatatatatatatatatatatatatatatatatatatatatatatatatatatatatattcatgtatacatactctTTTGTAAATCCATGTATTTGTTTGGAGGAACAAGAAAATGAGACACTGACTTAAATTCCCCGAGCAAGCAGCGATCGCCCCGCAGAGACATGTCCCCGACGTGTTAACAATGCTGAAGGATCCTCATTGCCCGAGGTGAGCGCGTCATAGACATAGGTGTTCACGCTCAGgctctctcttttcagctccCCCTGCGATCAGCGTGCGCCCCTCGCAGCCTGAGGCGATAGAGGCGAaagggtgggtgtgaggggtCTGGGTGGGCCAGGGCTGGACAGAGGTTggagcgggcgtgggcggggtgagggtgtgggttgggggtcgAGGCTGGGTGGGGTGGAGCGGGGAGGGGTTGGagctgggtggaggaggtggaaggggtgaggtgtTGGTTCCGGGGctaaggagaggtggagggtggggaggttggtGCTGGGGTcgaggaggggcggaaggggctGCTGGGGGAGCGGCGATGTTCAAGGTCCTTGCTTGTCTCTTTGGCCGTGAAGTGCGAAACAGGCAGATAATGCCGTCcttctgtgcttgtgtgtttctttgtgcttatgcatgtgcgtgcgtgtgctggcTGGGTAGATGTATTTCACTCTATGTAATTCtgctctgtctgtgtatgtgttcgaCAACAGGCTAATCGAAATTATATTTTGTATTAGTTTATCCTCCCATTTAGAATATACATTTTTTGCGCCCTAATTATTCCAACGATTAAACCAAACCCAAAGACATAACCATTAAAGTCaacactaaaactaaaaaaaatccgCGTCACTGCCACCCGCACACTCACTTGAACCGATGAACGAATCAAACAGGTCGTTGCTTTCGGAGCCGAGTTCATGCGCAGAATGACGACCCGATCATGTGTCCCGAAGCAtgcaataaaggaaaagaaaaggaggcgtCAGTGCACGTCTCCCATTCTGGCCTTGCGTGCCGTGTTCGAATTCCTGGAAATTACGTTATGAATAGTAGATGAAACGagcacttaaaaaagaaaaaaaatatatgactgtAATGTTGATCTACAtacctgtttttccttctttctttcttcttagtttcctcctctttttcgtccACATTAGCTAAAGCAGACGAGCAGCGGGAAAGAAAAGAGCAGTTCGAAAGCAGGTCGCAAGAGGGAAGCAGGAGCGTCGCGTCCTGGGCGGCCCCGGGGCCTCGGCCGTGCATTCCTCGCGCGGGAAGGCAGCTTTAAGGCGCTTGGCCGGCTTGGCTTTCCCGCAGATATGTGTGGATTTGCGGTCTCAAATGTAGATGTCTGCCAACTAAAAGTGTCGAATTAGTTTCACTTACGGAATCTCGcttacgcaaacacacgcacgcacgccagcacgctctccccccgccccctcccccctaacccagCAACCCCCTACCGCCACCCAAACAGGAAGTAGGAAC
This DNA window, taken from Penaeus vannamei isolate JL-2024 unplaced genomic scaffold, ASM4276789v1 unanchor675, whole genome shotgun sequence, encodes the following:
- the LOC138861051 gene encoding uncharacterized protein; its protein translation is MENVRERLRCQVRRCQPFRALVSTLCASEFDAYRNLYAKGSTPGIMYGLPKVHKDAIPLRPILSAIGTCSYQLAKFLVLILTPLTPNTFTVKDSFTFAKEITNISFDKCCMRDGVAMGSPLGPTLANAFLSHEHIWLSNCPIPFKPLYYKRFVDDTFLIFKSQEHGQEFLSYLNSQHPNVKFTV